Within Selenomonas ruminantium subsp. lactilytica TAM6421, the genomic segment TTAGGTTTATTCAGCAATGGCTGGCCAGTTATCATGTTGCGGTCGAGGTCAAAGAAAACAAACTCCTCGCTGTCTGTGCAAAATATTTGGTCAGGAAGTTCGTTTAATACTTTCATAAGCACCTCAGTGAATCAAAGAATAGGCTTGGGGGCTGTGTTTCCGCAGGATCTCCAAAGGGATAGAGCACTGACCGCATTTGCAGTGTTTGACATTTTCTCCTAGCTTCTGCAGATCATTGTCAATGGTGCCAATCGGGGGACAGAGCCGGGACTCACCAAGGGCAATAGAGCCGTCTATATTGATGCGCGGAGTGCAGTATTTGCCGACAGGCATGGTGTTTACGATGTGCCTAAAACTTGTTTCGGGGATTTGGTTGGCTATGAGCCGGAGGTTTACGCACTTCGGGGCTTTTGTTTCCCAGCGAGCGTCTTTGAGGTTCAGGGCGCGACCTTGCGGGTAAAGATAAATCTCGCTGACCTCGTCAACTACAGAGCAGTTTTTTATTTTACTCAGCCAGTACAAGTCCTTTTCGATAAGGCGCTTTGGATAATACTCCTTGACC encodes:
- a CDS encoding radical SAM protein, with amino-acid sequence MLIALTDYCSMGCPHCLSDCTTDGKHITLEQLKRNLDFAYDLIGYSTMQCIVFSGGEPFEHPQIKQVLETIAEYQKRFPRVGVVIATNGYQLAHDKDLYNWYRDFVKNRAKNFLTQVTAVKEYYPKRLIEKDLYWLSKIKNCSVVDEVSEIYLYPQGRALNLKDARWETKAPKCVNLRLIANQIPETSFRHIVNTMPVGKYCTPRINIDGSIALGESRLCPPIGTIDNDLQKLGENVKHCKCGQCSIPLEILRKHSPQAYSLIH